A region from the Medicago truncatula cultivar Jemalong A17 chromosome 6, MtrunA17r5.0-ANR, whole genome shotgun sequence genome encodes:
- the LOC25495958 gene encoding UDP-glycosyltransferase 1, producing the protein MNDTIVLYPALGSGHLMSMIELGKLILTHHPLFSIKILILTPPTKNTNTNKDTLSPQEQYIVNVSATFPSINFHYIPPISFSTTLPTHLLTLEVSHKSNHHVHNILNSISKTTNFKGIILDFLTYSASQVTTNLEIPTYFYYTSGATILSTFLYFPTIHQKATKPIKDLHMPLKIPGLPKNFSTDDYPDEAKDSESKGCKILLDSAKTMRECAGIIVNTFDAIEEKAIKGLNEGVCVPDGTTPSIFCIGPLITSSYGGDENGCLIWLDSQPSQSVVFLSFGSMGRFSKAQLNEIAIGLEKSEQRFLWIVRSESNLEELSLDDLLPEGFLERTKEKGMVVRNWAPQDAILSHESVGGFVTHCGWNSVLEAICEGVPMIAWPLYAEQRLNKMILVEEMKVALELNGSKKGFVSGNELGERVKELMESEKGKEIRETILKMKTSAKEAKGGGGSSLVDLKRLGDSWREHASLTSLSPNSPLVFA; encoded by the coding sequence ATGAATGACACTATAGTTCTATATCCTGCTCTAGGTAGTGGACACTTAATGTCCATGATTGAAttaggaaaactaatattaactCACCACCCTTTGTTTTCCATTAAAATTCTAATTCTTACACCACCCACCAAAAACACAAACACCAACAAAGACACCCTTTCCCCACAAGAACAATACATTGTCAATGTTTCAGCCACATTTCCGTCAATTAATTTCCACTATATTCCTCCAATTTCATTCTCTACAACACTTCCAACACACTTACTTACACTTGAAGTCTCACACAAAAGCAACCATCATGTTCACAACATTCTCAACTCCATTTCCAAAACCACAAACTTCAAAGGTATTATCTTAGATTTCCTCACCTATAGTGCCTCACAAGTCACCACCAACCTTGAAATTCCTACTTACTTTTACTATACTTCAGGTGCTACCATTCTTTCCACTTTCCTTTACTTTCCAACCATTCACCAAAAAGCTACAAAACCCATCAAGGATCTTCATATGCCTCTTAAAATTCCCGGGTTACCAAAGAACTTTTCGACAGACGATTACCCCGATGAAGCTAAGGATTCTGAGAGTAAAGGTTGCAAGATTTTGCTTGATTCGGCGAAAACAATGAGGGAATGTGCTGGGATTATTGTGAACACTTTTGATGCTATTGAAGAAAAAGCTATTAAAGGTTTGAATGAAGGGGTATGTGTTCCTGATGGAACAACTCCATCCATTTTTTGTATTGGACCTTTGATTACATCTTCTTATGGAGGAGATGAAAATGGGTGTTTGATTTGGCTTGACTCGCAACCTAGTCAAAGCGTCGTGTTTTTGAGTTTTGGAAGCATGGGGAGATTTTCTAAGGCTCAGTTGAATGAGATAGCTATTGGATTGGAGAAAAGTGAGCAAAGATTCTTATGGATTGTAAGGAGCGAGTCAAACTTGGAGGAACTTAGTTTGGATGACTTGTTGCCAGAAGGGTTTTTGGAGAGGACGAAGGAAAAGGGAATGGTGGTGAGAAATTGGGCACCACAAGATGCAATATTGAGTCACGAATCAGTTGGTGGATTCGTGACTCACTGTGGATGGAACTCAGTGTTGGAAGCTATTTGTGAAGGAGTGCCTATGATTGCATGGCCTTTGTATGCAGAACAAAGGTTGAACAAAATGATTTTGGTTGAGGAAATGAAGGTGGCTTTGGAACTAAATGGGTCAAAAAAAGGGTTTGTGAGTGGAAATGAGTTGGGGGAGAGAGTTAAGGAGTTGATGGAATCagaaaaagggaaagagatTAGAGAGACAATTTTGAAGATGAAAACAAGTGCTAAGGAGGCAAAAGGAGGAGGTGGATCTTCTCTTGTTGATTTGAAAAGGTTAGGAGATTCTTGGAGGGAGCATGCTTCTTTGACTAGTTTATCTCCAAATTCCCCATTGGTTTTTGCTTGA
- the LOC25495960 gene encoding UDP-glycosyltransferase 1, translated as MKDTLVLYPALGKGHLNSMIELGKLILTHNPSYSITILILTPPNTTLQPPQEIQKLTTTTTFGCESFPSITFHHIPPISFPVTLPPHIVPLEVCGRSNHHVNHVLQSISKTSNLKGVILDFMNYSTNQITSTLDIPTYFFYTSGASTLAVFLQLPTIHQSTTKSLKEFHMYPRIPGLPLVPIVDMPDEVKDRESKSYKVFLDMATSMRESDGVIINTFDAIEGRAAKALKAGLCLPEGTTPPLFCIGPMISPPCKGEDERGSSCLSWLDSQPSQSVVLLSFGSMGRFSRAQLNEIAIGLEKSEQRFLWVVRSEPDSDKLSLDELFPEGFLERTKDKGMVVRNWAPQVAILSHNSVGGFVTHCGWNSVLEAICEGVPMIAWPLFAEQRLNRLVLVDEMKVALKVNQSENRFVSGTELGERVKELMESDRGKDIKERILKMKISAKEARGGGGSSLVDLKKLGDSWREHASWNSLSPNSPFLLR; from the coding sequence ATGAAGGATACTTTAGTTCTTTACCCAGCCCTAGGAAAAGGACACCTGAACTCTATGATTGAGTTAGGTAAACTCATATTAACACATAACCCTTCATATTCCATCACAATTCTTATCCTCACCCCACCAAATACCACCTTGCAACCACCACAAGAGATCCAAAAActcacaacaacaaccaccttTGGTTGTGAATCTTTTCCATCTATTACTTTCCATCACATTCCTCCTATTTCATTCCCAGTTACACTCCCACCTCATATAGTCCCACTTGAAGTTTGTGGTCGTAGTAACCACCATGTTAACCATGTTCTTCAATCCATTTCAAAAACCTCAAACCTTAAAGGTGTTATTTTGGATTTCATGAACTATAGCACAAACCAAATCACTTCAACTCTTGATATACCAACTTACTTTTTCTACACTTCAGGAGCTTCAACTCTTGCTGTTTTTCTTCAACTTCCAACCATTCATCAAAGTACCACGAAATCGCTTAAAGAGTTTCACATGTATCCTAGAATCCCTGGGTTACCATTGGTTCCTATAGTTGATATGCCCGATGAAGTGAAGGATCGTGAGAGTAAAAGTTACAAGGTTTTCTTAGATATGGCGACAAGTATGAGGGAAAGTGATGGAGTTATCATAAACACTTTCGATGCCATTGAAGGAAGAGCTGCAAAAGCTTTAAAAGCAGGGTTGTGTCTACCAGAAGGAACAACACCTCCATTGTTTTGTATTGGACCAATGATTTCACCTCCTTGTAAGGGTGAAGATGAAAGAGGGAGTTCATGTTTGAGTTGGCTCGACTCGCAACCAAGTCAAAGCGTCGTGTTGTTGAGCTTTGGAAGCATGGGAAGATTTTCTAGGGCTCAATTGAATGAGATAGCTATTGGATTGGAGAAAAGTGAGCAAAGATTCTTGTGGGTTGTTAGGAGTGAACCAGACTCAGACAAGTTGAGTTTGGACGAGTTATTTCCAGAAGGGTTTTTGGAGAGGACAAAGGACAAGGGAATGGTTGTGAGAAATTGGGCCCCACAAGTTGCGATATTGAGTCATAACTCCGTGGGTGGATTTGTGACTCATTGTGGATGGAACTCCGTGTTGGAAGCTATTTGTGAAGGGGTGCCAATGATTGCATGGCCTTTGTTCGCAGAACAAAGGCTAAATAGATTGGTTTTAGTCGATGAAATGAAGGTGGCTTTGAAAGTGAACCAATCAGAAAATAGGTTTGTGAGTGGCACAGAGTTGGGTGAGAGAGTTAAGGAGTTGATGGAATCGGACCGTGGAAAGGATATTAAAGAGaggattttgaaaatgaaaataagtgCTAAGGAGGCAAGAGGAGGAGGTGGATCTTCTCTTGTTGATTTGAAAAAGTTGGGAGATTCATGGAGGGAGCATGCTTCTTGGAATAGTTTATCACCAAATTCCCCTTTCCTTCTtcgttga